A genomic window from Cygnus olor isolate bCygOlo1 chromosome W unlocalized genomic scaffold, bCygOlo1.pri.v2 SUPER_W3, whole genome shotgun sequence includes:
- the LOC121062940 gene encoding immediate early response 3-interacting protein 1, translating to MAFTLYSLLQAGLLVVNAIAVLHEERFLRNVGWASDQGIGGFGEEPGIKAQLMNLIRSVRTVMRVPLIAVNSVTIVLLLLFG from the exons TGTACtcgctgctgcaggctgggctgctCGTCGTCAACGCCATCGCCGTGCTGCACGAGGAGCGCTTCCTCCGCAACG TTGGCTGGGCAAGTGATCAAGGGATTGGAGGATTTGGAGAGGAACCAGGAATTAAAGCACAGCTAATGAACCTCATTCGATCTGTACGAACCGTTATGAGAG TGCCATTAATAGCAGTGAACTCCGTTACCATTGTGCTCCTCCTGTTGTTTGGTTGA